Genomic window (Vulpes lagopus strain Blue_001 chromosome 6, ASM1834538v1, whole genome shotgun sequence):
CGTCAGGGTGGAAAGATGCAGGCAGGGTGGATGCCCTGGGAGCTCACCAAGGAAATGTAAGGGGATCCGATCCGATCTGTTCCCACAGACCCCTGACAGGAGCAGAAGCGCTGGTTCCCAATTAGCCACCAGTCCAGAGCCTTCTGAGCCCATGGGGGACGCCGACTGCACGGAGCTTTATCCCCGGTTTGAGGCCAACGACAGCACAGGGCTTTCCCGTGGCACGTTCGGGTAAACTCTCCTTCGTTACCCTACACGTTCAGCCCCATTCACCTGGCAGGTTCCTGAAGCCACTTAGTAAATACAAGCCCCCAGAGGACGGCGGGCAGGCCCCCCCTCAGAGACCCGCGGCCAGGCTGAGCACGAGGACCCGAGAGACCCCATCCTGCACACCACGGCGTCACCCCAAGGCCGCCCACGCTGCCGCTCCTCCTGTTGCATTTACCTCCTGGTGGGAAGCCTTCCGTGAGGATCTGCACAGTGGAAATACGTGCGATCTCAATCTCATGGCGGCTGTCCCCATCCAGAATCAGGTACCTACGGGACAGAGCGGGCACACGTCACTGCGGGGCCGACGTGACAAAGCTGTCCGGGCCGAGCAGCGCTCTGCCTCTTACCTCTGGTTGTTGGAGAGACGGCAGACCATGGTTTCTGGCTTCTCGGAGTTTCCAAAAGTCACGAGGAAGGTGGCTCCTTGGGAGACAAGAACCAACATGAGAACACCCCAGCTCCTCTCACGGCGTGCCCTCCCTGACCCGGCGAGGCCAGCTCCCAGGGAGAGGCGCACCCAGGACCAAATGAGCCAAGCAAGACAGCGGCAATGGCTGCGCCTGCAGGTCCCTCAGGTAGGGCAGCAAGGCCACGACAGAGGAAGAGCAAAAGGTACTGCTGTCGGGAGGGGCTCTGTGCACCTGGAAGCTCCTAGAAACTTCCATCCCTCCCCAAAAGGTcctgagggctccatcccaaggccCGAACCCCGAGCACCCCAGAGCACCGAGGCCTCCCCCTGCACACTCCAGAAGCAGTTGGGGCAGGGCCAGAACGGGGAGAAGGCACAGTGCCCGCCTGGCCAGGGAGGAGCGGGGCCccactggggagggggggtggggccCCGGAAGCTCCCAGAGAGGCAGGCCCTTCGTCCCTGCTTCTCCAGGAACGCgggggaggtggggacagagggacacAGACCGCCAGGCCCAGGTGCCGCGGGCTTACCGGTCAGGAGCACTTTGAGCTGCTTGTCGTAGAACTCGGCCTCCTTGTGGGACACCAGGGCGCACTCGGCGCATTGCCTGACGGGGTCCACGAAGCACATGCGCCGCAGCGCCACCTTCTGGCCGCAGCACTTGTCGCAGAAGCACTTCCCGCAGCGGCGACAGTGATGCTGCGGATGCAGGGGTGGCAGTGAGGGGCTGGgggaccaccccccaccccggacaCGGGCCCTGCGCGGGTGTTTGCCATCAAAACGATGAGGGGGTGAGGGCCGCACGCATGGTCGCTCTGCTGCGTTCCGCTCCCTCCCAGCTCCGAACCTTCCCCACCTGTGCAGCGGGGCCACTCCTTCGAGGGCAAGCACCCAGCACGCTCCCACGGGCGTGCAAGCTGCTCCCGGGCCCCGGGACCAAGTCACAGTCTGCTCTCCTGAGGCGGGCAGCCGCCCCCACCAAGGTGCTCCCCGCTGGCCTAGCCCCCCACCCGATGGCCTCAGCTCACCTTTCTGGTGAGAAAGTCAAACTTGGCGTCGCACTGCATACATCTCGGGCACTAGGAGAGAGCAGATCAGGACCCCGCTCTGAGCGCTGCTGGGACAGCTCCccgcctctcccctcccagcccagaCACCGGGTGACCCCCAGCCCCATGCCACGGGAGCGGGGGGCACCAAGGACACAGGTGGGGTCCAAGTTCACGTGGCTACCGGCGGGGACTGGTCCAGATGGCATCCCTGGGacactgagggatgcctggaccCCAGATGTGCACGCCAGGGACATCCTGGTGCTGGAAGCAAGAATCTATGTCACGGAAGGACCCCGAGATTCCAGGGCAGGAATTAACCTGAAGCGGCCAGGCCGGGTGAGCACCCCACTTTATAAATGAAGGAAAGTGCAgcaaggggctgggggaggcccgGCCGGCAGCGGCCCACACACGGCCCACTCAGGGCACATTCTCAGCACGCGTGGACACGTGTGGAAGAGGCTGAGCAGGACGGGGGGTGGTGTGGGCTGGGTACGGGTTTGACATGGTGGCTGCCAGGCCTGGAAATGCTCTCGAACGCTCCTCGGAGTAAGGACCCAGAAAGAGCACTCGCACAGCTGGCCTCAGGGCCCTGGGCGCCCAGGAAGCACGGAGACCGAGCGCTGAGTGTCAGGGGGAGGGCTCCCACGCCCCAGCGCCCCGGCACAGACGGAGCCCTGCTTCAGGACGAGCTCAGGCCTCTTCTCTAACACGGGCCCCAAGCTGGTTCAGGTTTTGCCAGAAGCACCGATGGGCTGACACAGCCCAGCTTCCCGCGGTGGGAAAGCTGCTCCTGGCCCCAAACCCCAAGCAGAGCTTCAGGCCGACACGGAGACGAGGAACGTGCCCCCTTGCCCCCACTCCCAGGCAGGGAAGCGGGCTTCCGGCAGGACTGGTTCCAGGGACAGCCAATCCTTCCATCGCCCCACAGACCCTCACCCCACAGGGGCAGTGGGGGCTGCACCGACCGGCAGGTTCACCTCTCCCCCGCTCTGCACGTCCCCCTCTGGGCCTCGGCCTCCCCCGGGGTGGCCGCAGCCGGCGCACGCAGGCTCCACAAGTCGGGCAAGCAGGTGGCCCTGAGGAGATCGCAGACAGGAGCCGAGTGCCCACCAGTGTGCGCAGATGCTCCGGGAGGGAGCCTGGGACCCTCAGCCACACCCCGGCACTGCGACTGGTGGCTGAGCTTTTCAAGATCCTGTGactaacattttcttatttcctctttgctCTTAAGCTGCTTTCTGGACTGGGACACAGGGCTTGCTTGGCCCACCCTGACCTTCCAGAACCACCCATAGAGTCCCCGCCTGCTTCCAGTGTGAGCCGGTTGCTCACCGTGCAATTGCTGCTTCCTCCGCCCATCCCCGGCCACTGCCTCTCCCCTGTGAGAGTCCTGGAACGTTGCTCGTGTTTGGCACTCAGGCTTCCGCACCATGGCACGGCCGCAGCCGCAGAATCCACTGGAGAAAGCCTCCACCGACGGCGAGGCCCGTGCACGCGGGAAAGCCCGCCGCCCAGGCTCCTCACCGCCACCAGAGGCTGTCTTGCGTCTCCTGCTACCATAAGGCTCGCGTGTTTGCGGAGGTcgaaagacaaatttttaaatgtaagaccACATCCAGAATTTAATATATGCTCCCTTAACAAGGTAAGTGATCCAGCAGTTTATCACCCTAAACAAGCAAGGAGAGGATTCAGAAACCTGACGGATTTTTAAACAAGGTAGTTTGCTGATTAACagaaaagacacttaaaaatcaacaaagcaaTTGAATCTAAAGAGAACGAAGTAAGGAAATAAACGCAACGGGCAAAGAGATGAAAGTCCAAACACGGCCAAGGACCAGACACCAGCCTGCCCACCATCCTCAGAGCAAACGGGGAACCACAGGCGCAGGCCCGGCCCAGCAGCCCTGAGACCACCACTAGACCAAGGGGCCCTCTGAGGCCGGGGTAAACTGAGTCAGGGCCCACGCTCACCACGGGCCTCCCGCCCGGTGGACAGGATGGAGGGAGCTGGCGACAAGGAGTGGCCTCCGGAGGGTGCGCTGGGCACCGCGGGCATCTCCAGCTCGGCATGGGTGCCCCTGGCCTTGGATGCCCGGCTGCTTCCGTGAGCCCCCGGTGGAGCCAGCATGGCCCCAGGCATTCAAGAGCCATCTGCCCACCGCTGCCCGACCTTGGCACAAGAGCCCCCAAAGGCGCTGGGGGCGACTCTTCAGAACCTGCCTGGCCCCAGGGGCTAGCTGACAGAGCTCTCCCCTCAACGTCAAGAGAGTCAGAAAATAGTCTGGAGCATTGAAAGGAATGTCAGAAAAAGAAGAGCCTGAGGAGGCCTGCCCACCCACCCGGGGACCATCGTGCCCCCTGCGGCACTGCCGACAGTGCTCCCTGGCTGGCTGCCTGGCGCCGGACCCTCACATGACACCGCGTCTTAGGTTCCTCAGAGGCAAACAAACAGATcctgaaaataaactttaaaaacgtTTGTATTAACGTATCTTTATTGAAAGATAATCTTCTCTATCAGCGCCTGGTCAGCTCAGTCGGAAaaacacgtgactcttgatcttcgagttgcgagttcaagccccatgctgggtgcaaAGGCTGCTTTAAAAtgtctagggcagcctgggtggctcagcggtttagcgccaccttcagcctagggagtaatcctggggtcctgggatcgagtcccacgttagcgccaccttcagcctagggagtaatcctggggtcctgggatcgagtcccacgttgggctccctgcatggagcccgcttctccgtctgcctgtgtctctgcctctctctctctcacgaataaataaataaaatctttaaaaaaataaaaatagggatccctgggtggcgcagcggtttggcgcctgcctttggcccagggcgtgatcctggagacccgggatcgaatcccacgtcgggctcctggtgcatggagcctgcttctccctctgcctatgtctctgcctctatctctctctctgtgtgactattataaatcaattaaaaaaaaaaagttaaaaaaataaaataaaatgtctaatgataatttaaaaaaagataatcctttctaaaaagtaaaagcatAACTCCTAAAATATAAACTGACCCACCCAAAGATTTAACTCCTTAATTAGGGAACCAGTAAACTGCTAAAATCCCAGCTCAAAGAGGGGGCAGGGAACAGGACACATGAGGTCACAGGAAATGGGATGAATGTGGCCAAAGAGGCAAAATGGCAGCTATCACAGGAGATGAGCCTCCATGGGACAGAGCCGTCTGTGTCCCAGGCCCCTGTCACCGCACATTCTGCAGAAGCTGCAGCCGCAGGGCCCAAAGACAGAAGCGCAGCCCTGCCCAGCACTCGGGGTGCTCAGACCGCCCCCCCAACCCTCACTACCCTCCACCGGTGATTCCTCAGTCAGTGCCAGCCAAGGCACAGGGGTCCTGGGCGGCATGAGGCAGTGCGCCCCCTGGCGTCCCAGACAGACAATGTGAACCCCACCTTGACTGTGCTGGAAAAGCTTCTGCAGAGAACCCCTTTGCCGTGTGACCCAGATGACTCAGTTGCCCCCAATCACTGGTGACAAGGTGGGACAGGGCCCCAAGTTCATTCACCCTTCACCCCGTTCTTGACCTGCTGACCTGTTGGTCCAGGTTCATCAACTGGGACAAATGCCGGTTAGCCTCAGTTGGTCTAACTGGAGTCAAGCTTTTGTCACCCTTCAGGCCCGTAGATGACAACCTGGGGTGATGCGTCCCCTGACGACAGGTCACACCACCCGGGGCCTCCAGGG
Coding sequences:
- the ZFYVE21 gene encoding zinc finger FYVE domain-containing protein 21 isoform X1; this translates as MSSEVAARRDAKKLVRSPSGLRMVPEHRAFGSPFGLEEPQWVPDKECPRCMQCDAKFDFLTRKHHCRRCGKCFCDKCCGQKVALRRMCFVDPVRQCAECALVSHKEAEFYDKQLKVLLTGATFLVTFGNSEKPETMVCRLSNNQRYLILDGDSRHEIEIARISTVQILTEGFPPGEKDPPTYTSLLGSQPASEGGNARATGMSLQYAAPGAEGVTQLKLRAAEDANASRRQATAWLAAMHKATKLLYESRDQ
- the ZFYVE21 gene encoding zinc finger FYVE domain-containing protein 21 isoform X2; translation: MSSEVAARRDAKKLVRSPSGLRMVPEHRAFGSPFGLEEPQWVPDKECPRCMQCDAKFDFLTRKHHCRRCGKCFCDKCCGQKVALRRMCFVDPVRQCAECALVSHKEAEFYDKQLKVLLTGATFLVTFGNSEKPETMVCRLSNNQRYLILDGDSRHEIEIARISTVQILTEGFPPGGGNARATGMSLQYAAPGAEGVTQLKLRAAEDANASRRQATAWLAAMHKATKLLYESRDQ
- the ZFYVE21 gene encoding zinc finger FYVE domain-containing protein 21 isoform X3, whose amino-acid sequence is MQCDAKFDFLTRKHHCRRCGKCFCDKCCGQKVALRRMCFVDPVRQCAECALVSHKEAEFYDKQLKVLLTGATFLVTFGNSEKPETMVCRLSNNQRYLILDGDSRHEIEIARISTVQILTEGFPPGEKDPPTYTSLLGSQPASEGGNARATGMSLQYAAPGAEGVTQLKLRAAEDANASRRQATAWLAAMHKATKLLYESRDQ